One window of Corynebacterium doosanense CAU 212 = DSM 45436 genomic DNA carries:
- the hemW gene encoding radical SAM family heme chaperone HemW, translating into MSGEKFGVYVHVPFCATRCGYCDFNTYTPGELGSAASTESYLVALEKELELGAAQVGRAADTVFIGGGTPSLLGAAGLSRVLDAVRGSFGLVDGAEITTESNPESTSPAFFAGLRKAGYTRISLGMQSASAAVLRVLDRQHTPGRPVAAAREAKAAGFEHVNLDMIYGTPTETDDDVRRTLDHVLSAEVDHVSAYSLIVEDGTAMARKVRRGELPQPDDDVYADRYAIIDERLRGAGFSWYEVSNWTRPGGECEHNLIYWRGQDWWGAGPGAHSFVAGERFYNVKHPARYYAELGEGRLPIQERETLSPADLHTEALMLGLRLAEGVPLGWINEAGQGAVDKHVQLGTLAVTGGRVAATDAGRLLIDGIIADILVAEER; encoded by the coding sequence ATGTCTGGAGAAAAGTTCGGCGTCTACGTCCACGTGCCGTTCTGCGCCACGCGGTGCGGGTACTGCGATTTCAACACCTACACACCCGGCGAACTGGGCTCGGCGGCCTCGACCGAGTCCTACCTGGTGGCGCTGGAGAAGGAGCTGGAGCTGGGCGCCGCGCAGGTGGGCCGGGCGGCGGACACGGTCTTCATCGGCGGCGGCACCCCCTCGCTGCTGGGGGCGGCGGGACTCTCCCGGGTTCTCGATGCCGTGCGCGGTTCTTTCGGGCTTGTCGACGGCGCCGAGATCACCACGGAGTCCAACCCGGAATCCACCTCACCGGCCTTCTTCGCCGGTCTGCGCAAGGCCGGATACACCCGGATCTCGCTGGGAATGCAGTCCGCCTCCGCCGCCGTGCTGCGGGTCCTCGACCGCCAGCACACTCCGGGCCGCCCCGTCGCGGCCGCTCGGGAGGCGAAGGCCGCGGGTTTCGAACACGTGAACTTGGACATGATCTACGGCACGCCCACGGAGACGGACGACGACGTCCGCCGCACCCTCGACCACGTCCTCTCTGCCGAGGTCGACCACGTCTCCGCCTACTCGCTCATCGTCGAGGACGGCACGGCGATGGCCCGCAAGGTGCGCCGCGGCGAACTTCCCCAGCCGGATGACGACGTCTATGCCGACCGCTACGCCATCATCGACGAGCGCCTGCGCGGGGCCGGTTTCTCCTGGTATGAGGTGTCCAACTGGACCCGACCCGGCGGGGAGTGCGAGCACAACCTCATCTACTGGCGCGGCCAGGACTGGTGGGGCGCCGGCCCGGGTGCGCACTCCTTCGTCGCTGGGGAGCGCTTCTACAACGTCAAACACCCCGCGCGCTACTACGCGGAGCTGGGGGAGGGGCGCCTGCCGATCCAGGAGCGCGAAACCCTCTCACCTGCGGATTTGCACACCGAGGCGCTCATGCTGGGCCTGCGACTGGCCGAGGGCGTGCCCCTGGGCTGGATCAATGAGGCCGGGCAGGGGGCCGTCGATAAGCATGTCCAGCTCGGGACCCTCGCCGTCACGGGTGGCCGGGTCGCGGCGACCGATGCGGGAAGGCTGCTTATCGACGGCATCATCGCCGACATACTCGTCGCCGAGGAGCGCTAG
- a CDS encoding hemolysin family protein, giving the protein MLSGILLLLGGIVVIGLIIAWNAFHVAQEFAYMSVDRQELRAAASHGDERAAAALKITQRTSFMLSAAQLGITISGLLVGFAAEPLIGQALGQIFGVFGVPVALSVAIGTILALVAATIVQMIFGELFPKNYTIAAPYSSALALARPTTTYLRLFGWLVRFFDWSSNTLLKLFGIEPVEDIDSTTDRHDLEHVLDDSRSSGELDDRTYMVLDRMLEFPEKDVDHAMIPRSRVSVLTPETTVGEARMEMYQSHTRFPVVDDEHEPVGVVHVLDVLDPALSGDSLVSEVMREPVIVHELMSLPDTVAAIREADDQMACVIDEYGGFVGIVTMEDLGEEVLGDMYDEHEDPETEEITATHSDQWVADGDTPVDEVERAVGYDLPDGDYETLSGLLLSVAGGLLDEGETVTLDLKALPGDFVDDADDLPSRSLKADILEVERNVPSEIRLTLVDPDAEDYEVQSPLDGGSTAVSRIRQHRSTTGKEN; this is encoded by the coding sequence ATGCTGAGCGGCATTCTCCTGCTTCTGGGAGGGATCGTGGTCATCGGCCTGATCATCGCGTGGAATGCGTTCCACGTCGCCCAGGAATTCGCCTACATGTCCGTCGACCGCCAGGAGCTGCGTGCCGCGGCCTCCCACGGCGATGAGCGCGCGGCGGCGGCGCTGAAGATCACCCAGCGGACCTCGTTCATGCTCTCGGCGGCGCAGCTGGGCATCACCATCTCGGGCCTGCTGGTCGGTTTCGCCGCGGAACCGCTCATCGGCCAAGCCCTGGGCCAGATCTTCGGGGTCTTCGGCGTCCCGGTCGCGCTGTCCGTGGCCATCGGCACGATCCTGGCGCTAGTTGCCGCGACCATCGTGCAGATGATCTTCGGTGAGCTCTTCCCCAAGAACTACACCATTGCCGCGCCCTACTCCTCGGCGCTCGCGCTGGCCCGACCCACCACCACGTATTTGCGCCTGTTCGGCTGGCTGGTGCGTTTCTTCGACTGGTCCTCGAACACCCTGCTCAAGCTGTTCGGCATCGAGCCCGTCGAGGACATCGACTCCACGACCGACCGCCACGACCTCGAGCATGTCCTCGACGACTCCCGCTCCTCCGGTGAGCTCGACGACCGCACCTACATGGTGCTCGACCGGATGCTGGAGTTCCCCGAGAAGGACGTCGATCACGCGATGATCCCCCGCTCGCGGGTCTCCGTCCTCACCCCGGAGACCACGGTGGGTGAGGCCCGGATGGAGATGTACCAGTCCCACACCCGCTTCCCCGTGGTCGACGACGAGCACGAACCCGTGGGTGTCGTGCACGTCCTCGACGTGCTCGACCCCGCGCTCAGCGGCGATTCCCTGGTCTCCGAGGTCATGCGCGAGCCCGTCATCGTGCACGAGCTCATGTCGCTGCCCGACACCGTGGCCGCGATCCGCGAGGCCGACGACCAGATGGCCTGTGTCATCGACGAGTACGGCGGCTTCGTCGGCATCGTCACCATGGAGGATCTCGGCGAGGAGGTGCTCGGCGACATGTACGACGAGCACGAGGACCCCGAGACCGAGGAGATCACCGCCACCCACTCCGACCAGTGGGTCGCCGACGGTGACACCCCGGTCGACGAGGTCGAGCGTGCGGTCGGCTACGACCTGCCCGACGGTGACTACGAGACCCTCTCCGGCCTGCTGCTCAGCGTGGCGGGCGGGCTTCTCGACGAAGGCGAGACCGTCACCCTGGACCTCAAGGCCCTGCCGGGCGACTTCGTCGACGACGCCGACGATCTGCCCTCCCGCTCGCTGAAGGCGGACATTCTCGAGGTCGAACGCAACGTGCCCAGCGAGATCCGCCTGACCCTGGTCGACCCCGACGCGGAGGACTACGAGGTCCAGAGCCCGCTGGACGGCGGCTCGACCGCGGTCTCCCGGATCCGTCAGCACCGCTCCACCACCGGGAAGGAAAACTAA
- a CDS encoding CNNM domain-containing protein gives MSHWYVALPVTIVVIIASAFFVMVEFSMLSARRHRIEEQAEHSSSARAALRSLNELTVMLAAAQLGITAATFALGAITEPWIHHALTPLFELSGLHPGAANVIAFLFSLFIVTFIHLVVGEMAPKSWAIAHPERALNLIAVPARGFVAIFRPLLQWINRIANRLVRRAGAEPIDRAAAKGYGTETLHHLVLHSAESGTLDKDYAENIEGVIALESSDIGQAVREYGSPSVEVSSDATVGEVHAAARRHGYLRILLTDPDSPIPNIVHIRDTMLATPEERADKFAHEPQRCDSSCSIQDVLDLMRDKNEQLVVVMEDGSVLGTITWDDIMNQLWPEIEEKLAR, from the coding sequence ATGAGCCACTGGTATGTCGCACTCCCGGTGACCATCGTGGTCATCATCGCCTCCGCCTTCTTTGTCATGGTGGAATTCTCCATGCTGTCGGCGCGCCGGCACCGCATCGAGGAGCAGGCCGAGCACTCCAGCTCCGCCCGGGCCGCCCTGCGCAGCCTCAACGAACTCACCGTCATGCTCGCCGCCGCTCAGCTGGGCATCACCGCGGCGACCTTCGCGCTGGGTGCCATCACTGAGCCGTGGATCCACCACGCGCTGACCCCGCTGTTCGAGCTAAGCGGTCTGCACCCCGGGGCGGCCAACGTCATCGCCTTCCTCTTCTCCCTCTTCATCGTCACCTTCATCCACCTCGTGGTGGGTGAGATGGCGCCGAAGTCCTGGGCCATCGCCCACCCGGAGCGGGCGCTCAACCTCATCGCGGTGCCCGCCCGCGGGTTCGTGGCCATCTTCCGGCCGCTGCTGCAGTGGATCAACCGCATCGCCAACCGTCTCGTGCGGCGCGCGGGGGCCGAGCCCATCGACCGGGCCGCCGCCAAGGGTTACGGCACGGAGACCCTGCACCACCTCGTGCTGCACTCCGCGGAGTCCGGGACGCTGGACAAGGACTACGCCGAGAACATCGAGGGTGTCATCGCCCTGGAGTCCAGCGACATTGGCCAGGCCGTGCGCGAGTACGGCTCCCCGTCCGTCGAGGTGTCCTCCGACGCCACGGTCGGCGAGGTCCATGCCGCCGCGCGCCGCCACGGTTACCTGCGCATCCTGCTCACCGACCCGGACTCGCCCATCCCCAACATCGTGCACATCCGCGACACGATGCTGGCCACGCCCGAGGAGCGCGCCGACAAGTTCGCGCACGAGCCGCAGCGCTGCGACTCGTCCTGCTCCATCCAGGACGTGCTCGACCTCATGCGTGACAAGAACGAGCAGCTCGTCGTCGTCATGGAGGACGGCTCGGTCCTGGGCACGATCACCTGGGACGACATCATGAACCAGCTCTGGCCGGAGATCGAGGAGAAGCTCGCCCGCTAG
- a CDS encoding AMP-dependent synthetase/ligase, whose protein sequence is MSEVKLATGTTVPIEISDYQGDTVYSAPARFTIPEDDNCVTALRQFAKESPDSVLFIRPEGFDWVNVTAKEFVKEVDEVAKGLIALGIEEGDRIVLLSETRYEWNLIDFAIWCAGGIVVPIYPTSSTHQIEWIVEDSGAVLAITETREHTDKFDHLLLQEDGTPKLAGSKSKLRQVLEINSDAVNTLKFTGRAGDQAEVDRRVAAIKHDAVSSINYTSGTTGRPKGCELTHYNWIFEVRALMNDQVAALARPGRRTITYLPLAHVLSRAVTLAVIVGGATQAHWSDTNTLTTAFARFRPELILGVPRVYEKVRNSAYNQAAGKSPIAAEVFRRAERVAIDFSKAQDTPEGPSRRLKAERKLFERLVYSKLRTALGNEVGVAISGGSAINSELLHFFRGAGVAVYEGYGLTETTAACAVNYEDPVIGSIGQPLNGFAARVNKEGELCIKGGGVFAGYWNNPEATAEALNDGWFRTGDLGRISETGHIFITGRQKDLIVTAGGKNISPAPMEEVLREHPLISQALVVGDGKPFPGLLVTLDEEEFDRWKKSHGIPASKSVKELAAGRELQAEIQNAINSVNLTVSKSEGIKKFRILDRDLTEGEGELTPTMKVKRNVVFETYAKDIEKLYRTR, encoded by the coding sequence ATGTCTGAAGTTAAGCTAGCCACCGGCACGACTGTTCCGATCGAGATCAGCGATTATCAGGGCGATACCGTCTATTCGGCGCCCGCGCGATTCACGATCCCGGAAGATGACAACTGTGTGACCGCGCTCCGCCAGTTCGCCAAGGAGAGCCCGGATTCCGTCCTCTTCATCCGCCCGGAGGGTTTCGACTGGGTCAACGTCACCGCCAAGGAATTTGTCAAAGAGGTGGACGAGGTCGCCAAGGGCCTCATCGCCCTGGGAATCGAGGAGGGCGACCGTATCGTCCTGCTCTCTGAGACCCGCTACGAGTGGAACCTCATCGACTTCGCCATCTGGTGCGCCGGTGGCATCGTGGTGCCCATCTACCCCACGTCCTCCACCCACCAGATCGAGTGGATCGTGGAGGACTCCGGGGCGGTGCTGGCCATCACCGAGACCCGCGAGCACACCGACAAGTTCGATCACCTGCTCCTGCAGGAAGACGGCACCCCCAAGCTCGCCGGATCCAAGTCGAAGCTCCGCCAGGTGCTGGAGATCAACTCCGACGCCGTGAACACCCTGAAGTTCACCGGCCGCGCCGGTGACCAGGCTGAGGTCGACCGTCGAGTAGCCGCCATCAAGCACGACGCGGTCTCCTCCATCAACTACACCTCGGGCACCACCGGCCGCCCGAAGGGCTGCGAACTCACGCACTACAACTGGATCTTCGAGGTCCGCGCACTGATGAACGACCAGGTCGCAGCCCTCGCCCGCCCGGGCCGTCGCACCATCACCTATCTGCCGCTGGCGCACGTGCTGTCCCGCGCGGTGACCCTGGCCGTCATCGTCGGTGGCGCGACCCAGGCGCACTGGTCGGACACCAACACGCTCACCACCGCCTTCGCCAGGTTCCGCCCGGAGCTCATCCTCGGTGTCCCCCGCGTCTACGAGAAGGTGCGTAACAGCGCCTACAACCAGGCCGCTGGCAAGAGCCCCATTGCGGCCGAAGTCTTCCGCCGTGCCGAGCGGGTCGCGATCGACTTCTCCAAGGCACAGGACACCCCCGAGGGACCGAGCCGTCGGCTCAAGGCGGAGCGCAAACTCTTCGAACGCCTCGTCTACTCCAAGCTCCGCACCGCCCTGGGCAACGAGGTTGGCGTGGCCATCTCCGGCGGCTCCGCCATCAACTCCGAACTCCTGCACTTCTTCCGCGGCGCCGGCGTTGCGGTCTACGAGGGCTACGGCCTCACCGAGACCACCGCGGCCTGCGCGGTGAACTACGAGGACCCCGTCATCGGATCCATCGGTCAGCCGCTCAACGGTTTCGCGGCCCGCGTGAACAAGGAGGGCGAGCTCTGCATCAAGGGAGGCGGCGTCTTCGCCGGCTACTGGAACAACCCTGAGGCCACCGCCGAGGCGCTCAACGACGGCTGGTTCCGCACCGGTGACCTGGGCAGGATTTCCGAGACGGGCCACATCTTCATCACGGGCCGCCAGAAGGATCTCATCGTCACCGCGGGTGGCAAGAACATTTCCCCCGCCCCCATGGAGGAGGTGCTCCGCGAGCACCCGCTCATCTCCCAGGCGCTCGTCGTCGGCGACGGCAAGCCCTTCCCGGGCCTGCTGGTCACGCTGGACGAGGAGGAGTTCGACCGCTGGAAGAAGTCCCACGGCATCCCCGCCTCGAAGTCCGTCAAGGAACTCGCGGCCGGCCGGGAGCTGCAGGCGGAGATCCAGAACGCCATCAACAGCGTCAACCTCACGGTGTCCAAGTCCGAGGGCATCAAGAAGTTCCGCATCCTCGACCGCGACCTCACCGAGGGCGAGGGCGAGCTGACCCCGACGATGAAGGTCAAGCGCAACGTCGTGTTCGAGACCTACGCCAAGGACATCGAGAAGCTCTACCGCACCCGCTAG